A region from the Corallococcus soli genome encodes:
- a CDS encoding GNAT family N-acetyltransferase yields the protein MPTPPETTPAPVTIAQIKGEAELMQALAIREVVFIEEQHVPEGIERDAEDAQAYHVLAYQGGHAIGTGRLVKLPEPPAGQAGTWGQIGRMAVLQAHRKSRVGSLLLTTLEEEARRRNVTGIMLHAQLYALDFYKKHGYQPVGAVFDEAGIDHLEMHKRL from the coding sequence ATGCCGACGCCTCCCGAGACCACCCCGGCACCCGTCACCATCGCCCAGATCAAGGGCGAGGCGGAGCTCATGCAGGCCCTCGCCATCCGCGAGGTGGTGTTCATCGAGGAACAGCACGTTCCCGAAGGCATCGAGCGCGACGCCGAGGACGCGCAGGCGTACCACGTCCTCGCGTACCAGGGCGGCCACGCCATTGGCACCGGCCGGCTGGTGAAGCTGCCGGAGCCTCCCGCAGGGCAGGCCGGGACGTGGGGTCAGATTGGCCGCATGGCGGTGCTCCAGGCGCACCGCAAGTCGCGCGTGGGCTCGCTGCTGCTGACGACGCTGGAGGAAGAGGCGCGCCGCCGCAACGTGACCGGCATCATGCTGCACGCGCAGCTCTACGCGCTCGACTTCTACAAGAAGCACGGCTACCAGCCGGTGGGCGCCGTCTTCGACGAGGCCGGCATCGACCACCTGGAGATGCACAAGCGGCTGTAG
- the asd gene encoding aspartate-semialdehyde dehydrogenase, producing the protein MAKLRAVLIGATGLAGQQFIAALKDHPLIALTGLAASPRSAGKTYGEALRASNGMQAWFVPEPLPEAIARMTVLSGDAVQAKDYDIAFSAVEADVARELEPRLARDIPVFSAASAFRYDDDVPLLIPPVNAGHAPLIQAQRKQRGWKGFIVPIPNCTTTGLAVTLAPLAERFGVKAVLMTSLQAMSGAGRSPGVIGLDILDNVVPYIPKEEHKVEVETKKILGSLDAAGAALTPHDVRVSCTCTRVAVLEGHTESVFVSLGKKATVAEVAQAMREWKGAEVASALPSAPPRWIEVLDDPFRPQPRMDRDTHGGMATTVGRIREDGVLENGFKYVLVSHNTKMGAAKGAILVAELLQAQGLLG; encoded by the coding sequence ATGGCCAAGCTTCGCGCGGTACTCATTGGCGCCACCGGACTCGCGGGCCAGCAGTTCATCGCGGCCCTGAAGGACCACCCGCTCATCGCGCTGACCGGGCTCGCCGCTTCGCCCCGCTCCGCCGGCAAGACCTACGGGGAGGCCCTGCGCGCCTCCAACGGCATGCAGGCCTGGTTCGTCCCGGAGCCGCTGCCGGAAGCCATCGCCCGGATGACCGTGCTCAGCGGGGACGCGGTGCAGGCGAAGGACTACGACATCGCCTTCTCCGCCGTGGAGGCGGACGTGGCGCGGGAGCTGGAGCCCCGGCTCGCCCGCGACATCCCGGTGTTCTCCGCCGCGAGCGCCTTCCGCTACGACGACGACGTGCCCCTGCTCATCCCCCCCGTCAACGCGGGCCACGCGCCGCTCATCCAGGCGCAGCGCAAGCAGCGCGGCTGGAAGGGCTTCATCGTCCCCATCCCCAACTGCACCACCACCGGCCTCGCCGTGACGCTGGCCCCCCTGGCGGAACGCTTCGGCGTGAAGGCCGTGCTGATGACCAGCCTCCAGGCCATGTCCGGCGCGGGCCGCTCGCCCGGCGTCATCGGTCTGGACATCCTCGACAACGTCGTGCCCTACATCCCCAAGGAGGAGCACAAGGTCGAGGTCGAGACGAAGAAGATCCTCGGGTCGCTGGATGCCGCGGGCGCGGCGCTCACCCCGCACGACGTGCGCGTCTCCTGCACCTGCACCCGGGTGGCCGTCCTGGAAGGCCACACCGAGTCCGTCTTCGTGTCGCTCGGCAAGAAGGCCACCGTGGCGGAGGTCGCCCAGGCCATGCGCGAGTGGAAGGGGGCCGAGGTTGCGAGCGCCCTGCCGTCCGCTCCGCCCCGGTGGATTGAAGTACTGGACGACCCCTTCCGTCCCCAGCCCCGCATGGACCGGGACACCCACGGGGGTATGGCCACCACGGTGGGCCGCATCCGCGAGGATGGGGTGCTGGAGAACGGCTTCAAGTACGTGCTCGTCTCCCACAACACGAAGATGGGGGCCGCGAAGGGCGCAATCCTCGTGGCGGAGTTGCTGCAAGCGCAGGGCTTGCTGGGCTGA
- the hrpB gene encoding ATP-dependent helicase HrpB, with product MADVALPIDPLLPDIVSTLRSARSLVLEAPPGAGKTTRVPRALLEAGLGQGKEIVVLQPRRLPTRLAAQRVSEELGERVGETVGYQVRFEDVRGPKTRMSFVTEGVLGRRLLTDPTLRDVGIVVLDEFHERHLSADISLALLRRLQETARPDLKLVVMSATLEAEPVRAYLGGAPSLRSEGRRFDVSVEYLSAPDERHLDQQVLSALKRLFTQGVDGDVLVFLPGAGEIRRARDTCAEFAERHDADVLPLHGDLSPAEQDRAVRRSSRRKIILSTNVAETSVTIDGVAVVIDSGLARVASHSPWSGLPQLKLGKVSRASATQRAGRAGRTRAGHCVRLYTQHDFDGRPDQEAPEIRRTDLAETVLSLRASGVKDLAAFPFFEAPPAPAMEAAETLLRRLGAVDAQGKVTDVGQRLLRFPVHPRQARVIVEGERRGVGADAALLAALMGERDIRREARANLGGGGRAAAIVSGPSDLLELLERFREAGRSGFSSGRMQSLSLDAGAVQSVERVQKQLRRNVREQGSRPGRPEDVEQALMLSVLAGYPDRVARRRRPRSPELLMFGGGTTSLSEFSVVQDAELMVAVDAEERPGRGAVVRLASAVEAEWLLDLYPDALEEVDTLQWNPDARRVERLTRLAYGNLMLEETRTPAPPSEAAARVLAEAALAAGPERFAEPEALEQWRTRVALLAKAFPEAGFPTVDAPFLRDALASLCVGARSFSDLEGVSLLDALYTRLTQEQQRLLSNHAPERVTLPGGRGVKVHYEPGKPPWVESRLQDFFGLAQGPSVGAGRVPLVLHLLAPNMRAVQVTTDLAGFWERHYPAIRKELCRKYPRHSWPEDPRHAEPPAPRPPRR from the coding sequence ATGGCGGACGTCGCCCTCCCTATCGATCCCCTCCTGCCCGACATCGTCTCCACGCTTCGGAGCGCGCGGTCGCTCGTGCTGGAAGCCCCTCCCGGCGCGGGAAAGACGACGCGCGTGCCCCGGGCGCTCCTGGAGGCCGGCCTGGGTCAGGGAAAGGAGATCGTCGTGCTCCAGCCCCGGCGGCTTCCCACCCGGCTCGCCGCGCAGCGCGTGTCCGAGGAGCTTGGCGAGCGCGTGGGCGAGACCGTTGGCTACCAGGTCCGCTTCGAGGACGTGCGCGGCCCCAAGACGCGCATGTCCTTCGTCACCGAGGGCGTGCTCGGACGACGGCTGCTCACCGACCCCACCCTGCGCGACGTGGGCATCGTCGTGCTCGACGAGTTCCACGAGCGGCACCTGTCCGCGGACATCTCGCTCGCGCTCTTGCGCAGGCTCCAGGAGACGGCCCGACCCGACCTCAAGCTCGTCGTGATGTCCGCCACCCTGGAGGCCGAGCCCGTCCGCGCGTACCTGGGCGGCGCGCCTTCCCTGCGCTCCGAGGGGCGCCGGTTCGACGTGAGCGTCGAATACCTCTCCGCACCGGACGAGCGGCACCTGGATCAACAGGTGCTCTCCGCGCTCAAGCGCCTGTTCACCCAGGGCGTCGACGGCGACGTGCTCGTGTTCCTTCCCGGCGCGGGGGAGATCCGCCGCGCGCGCGACACCTGCGCGGAGTTCGCCGAACGCCACGACGCCGACGTGCTGCCCCTGCATGGCGACCTGTCCCCCGCCGAGCAGGACCGCGCCGTGCGCCGCAGCTCGCGGCGGAAGATCATCCTGTCCACCAACGTCGCGGAGACCTCCGTCACCATCGACGGGGTCGCGGTCGTCATCGACAGCGGCCTTGCGCGCGTGGCGTCCCATTCGCCCTGGTCCGGACTGCCGCAGCTCAAGCTGGGCAAGGTGAGCCGGGCCTCCGCCACCCAGCGCGCCGGTCGCGCGGGCCGCACGCGCGCGGGCCACTGCGTGCGCCTCTACACCCAGCACGACTTCGACGGGCGGCCGGATCAGGAAGCCCCGGAGATCCGCCGCACCGACCTAGCAGAGACCGTGCTGTCGCTGCGCGCCTCGGGCGTGAAGGACCTGGCCGCGTTCCCCTTCTTCGAAGCGCCGCCCGCGCCCGCGATGGAGGCCGCGGAGACACTGCTGCGCCGGCTGGGCGCCGTGGACGCTCAGGGCAAGGTGACGGACGTGGGTCAGCGGCTGCTGCGCTTCCCCGTCCACCCGCGACAGGCCCGCGTCATCGTCGAGGGTGAGCGCCGGGGCGTGGGCGCGGATGCCGCGCTGCTCGCGGCCCTCATGGGTGAGCGGGACATCCGCCGCGAGGCCCGCGCCAACCTGGGAGGCGGAGGACGCGCGGCCGCCATCGTCAGCGGCCCCTCCGACCTGCTGGAGCTGCTGGAGCGCTTCCGCGAAGCCGGACGTTCGGGCTTCTCCTCCGGCCGCATGCAGTCGCTCTCCCTGGACGCGGGCGCGGTGCAGTCCGTGGAGCGCGTGCAGAAGCAGCTGCGGCGCAACGTGCGGGAGCAGGGCTCGCGTCCCGGGCGCCCGGAGGACGTGGAGCAGGCCCTGATGCTCAGCGTGCTCGCCGGCTACCCGGACCGCGTGGCCCGCAGGCGGCGGCCCCGCTCCCCCGAGCTGCTCATGTTCGGCGGCGGCACCACCAGCCTGTCCGAGTTCAGCGTCGTCCAGGACGCGGAGCTGATGGTCGCCGTGGACGCCGAGGAGCGCCCCGGCCGAGGCGCTGTCGTGCGGCTGGCCAGCGCGGTGGAGGCCGAGTGGCTGTTGGACCTCTACCCCGACGCGCTGGAGGAGGTGGACACCCTCCAGTGGAACCCGGACGCGCGCCGCGTGGAGCGCCTCACCCGGTTGGCGTACGGCAACCTCATGCTGGAGGAGACGCGCACCCCCGCCCCGCCCTCCGAGGCGGCCGCGCGCGTGCTGGCAGAGGCGGCGCTCGCCGCGGGCCCGGAGCGCTTCGCGGAGCCCGAGGCGCTGGAGCAATGGCGCACCCGCGTGGCGCTGCTGGCCAAGGCCTTCCCCGAAGCGGGCTTCCCCACCGTGGACGCTCCCTTCCTGCGCGATGCGCTGGCGTCCCTGTGCGTGGGCGCGCGCAGCTTCTCCGACCTGGAGGGCGTGTCGCTGCTGGACGCGCTCTACACGCGCCTCACGCAGGAGCAGCAACGCCTGCTGTCGAACCACGCCCCTGAGCGCGTCACCCTGCCCGGCGGGCGCGGCGTGAAGGTGCACTACGAGCCGGGCAAGCCGCCCTGGGTGGAGTCACGGCTGCAGGACTTCTTCGGGCTGGCGCAGGGGCCCAGCGTGGGCGCGGGCCGCGTGCCGCTGGTGCTGCACCTGCTGGCCCCCAACATGCGCGCCGTGCAGGTGACCACCGACCTGGCGGGCTTCTGGGAGCGTCACTACCCGGCGATCCGCAAGGAGCTGTGCCGCAAGTACCCCCGGCACTCGTGGCCCGAGGATCCGCGCCACGCCGAGCCGCCCGCGCCCCGTCCTCCCAGGCGCTGA
- a CDS encoding right-handed parallel beta-helix repeat-containing protein: MRIHGGNGLTKRNTLVTSLAACALALTLGACGGGSGGSSDPSGSGPSQTPAPNAKGPTIEKTPTAPGKAPPIGVQPVANTPAAQMPAHPDHAPIAEPGPQPAVNAKAMTATEPAAPRHEWVVSPNGNDSAEGTEAAPLRTIAMAVGKAAPGDRIRVLAGTYAERVVLGENVKAGTPEAKITLQGEGRPKLTPGSGSGALVQVRRPHWILDGFDIDVQSQPIFGVAFEGDVQGTVLANSELHHGTGGAGITTFNNARGATIENNNIHDFVRTTGNQDSHGIVVQAASYDVTVRNNDIHGNSGDSVQCLGPEGVSALPPATGLLVENNHLFGNRENAVDIKTCHDVTIRNNRMHGFVQSATARGEALVIHYSAKNVLVEDNEVYDASKGIAVGGNHEGPVPQAIVVRGNRVHDITDAGGGEGTAIRLENSKGTVVANNTVTRAKSAIMLGHGTGGPTESLRVENNLVDAPIAVDVGGQAPGLKMGSNLYPAGAQFKHNGQLVALDAFKAATGDATSTGGDVAVSDVFAPSPAAQDKGLDVGQPFCGAAPDIGAVELGC; encoded by the coding sequence ATGCGAATTCACGGAGGCAACGGCTTGACGAAGCGAAACACCCTGGTGACCTCCCTGGCTGCCTGCGCCCTGGCCCTGACCCTCGGCGCCTGCGGTGGCGGCTCGGGCGGCTCCTCCGACCCTTCGGGCTCGGGCCCCTCTCAGACGCCTGCCCCCAACGCCAAGGGTCCCACCATCGAGAAGACGCCCACGGCCCCGGGCAAGGCACCCCCCATCGGCGTGCAGCCGGTGGCCAACACGCCTGCCGCCCAGATGCCGGCGCACCCGGACCATGCCCCCATCGCGGAGCCCGGGCCCCAGCCCGCGGTCAACGCGAAGGCGATGACCGCCACCGAGCCGGCGGCCCCCCGCCACGAGTGGGTGGTGTCCCCCAACGGCAACGACAGCGCCGAGGGGACGGAGGCCGCGCCGCTGCGCACCATCGCCATGGCGGTGGGCAAGGCGGCTCCTGGCGACCGCATCCGCGTGCTGGCGGGCACCTACGCCGAACGCGTCGTCCTGGGGGAGAACGTCAAGGCGGGCACCCCGGAGGCGAAGATCACCCTCCAGGGCGAGGGCCGCCCGAAGCTCACGCCGGGCAGCGGCTCGGGCGCGCTCGTGCAGGTGCGCCGGCCCCACTGGATCCTCGACGGCTTCGACATCGACGTGCAGTCGCAGCCCATCTTCGGCGTCGCCTTCGAAGGTGACGTGCAGGGCACGGTGCTGGCCAATTCGGAGCTGCACCACGGGACGGGTGGGGCGGGCATCACGACGTTCAACAACGCCCGGGGCGCCACCATCGAGAACAACAACATCCACGACTTCGTGCGGACCACCGGCAACCAGGACTCGCACGGCATCGTCGTGCAGGCGGCGTCCTACGACGTGACGGTGCGCAACAACGACATCCACGGCAACTCCGGTGACTCCGTGCAGTGCCTGGGGCCGGAGGGCGTCAGCGCGCTGCCGCCCGCCACGGGCCTCCTGGTGGAGAACAACCACCTGTTCGGCAACCGCGAGAACGCCGTGGACATCAAGACGTGCCACGACGTCACCATCCGCAACAACCGGATGCACGGCTTCGTGCAGTCCGCCACGGCCCGGGGCGAAGCGCTGGTCATCCACTACTCCGCGAAGAACGTGCTGGTGGAGGACAACGAGGTGTACGACGCCTCCAAGGGCATCGCCGTGGGCGGCAACCACGAGGGCCCGGTGCCCCAGGCCATCGTCGTGCGTGGCAACCGCGTGCACGACATCACCGACGCCGGCGGCGGCGAGGGCACCGCCATCCGCCTGGAGAACTCCAAGGGCACGGTGGTGGCGAACAACACCGTCACCCGCGCGAAGTCCGCCATCATGCTGGGCCACGGCACCGGAGGCCCCACCGAGTCGCTCCGCGTGGAGAACAACCTCGTGGACGCCCCCATCGCCGTGGACGTGGGCGGCCAGGCCCCCGGCCTGAAGATGGGCTCCAACCTCTACCCGGCGGGTGCCCAGTTCAAGCACAACGGGCAGCTCGTGGCCCTGGACGCCTTCAAGGCCGCCACCGGGGATGCGACCTCCACGGGAGGGGACGTGGCCGTGTCGGACGTGTTCGCCCCGTCGCCCGCCGCCCAGGACAAGGGCCTGGACGTGGGCCAGCCCTTCTGCGGCGCGGCCCCGGACATCGGCGCGGTGGAGCTGGGCTGCTAG
- a CDS encoding rhodanese-like domain-containing protein yields the protein MEPTIICDELFMRLGDEDVLVLDCRDAMDWERFEIHIPGALRMTASEIARDLAMLPDDELIVLCGTTQDCADIRRICRVLRLRGRNAVCLTGGLHAWVTGGYPTERHSRPQHHAHR from the coding sequence GTGGAGCCCACCATCATTTGCGATGAGCTGTTCATGCGCCTGGGGGACGAGGATGTGCTCGTCCTGGATTGTCGGGACGCGATGGACTGGGAGCGGTTCGAGATCCACATCCCCGGTGCGCTGCGCATGACGGCCTCGGAGATCGCCCGCGACCTGGCGATGCTGCCGGACGACGAACTCATCGTCCTGTGCGGCACCACCCAGGACTGTGCCGACATCCGCCGCATCTGCCGCGTGCTGAGGCTCCGGGGGCGCAACGCCGTCTGTCTCACCGGGGGGCTCCACGCCTGGGTGACGGGTGGGTATCCCACCGAACGCCACTCGCGCCCCCAGCACCACGCCCACCGCTGA
- a CDS encoding acyl-CoA dehydrogenase family protein, which translates to MLHGHGVFLEEHEAFRRTVRAVVDKELRPFAAEWEDREEFPREIFRRFGELGFLGLKYPEAFGGTAAGELYEAVLLEELGRCGSGGVAAGLAAQFTISTGPLHLFGTEAQKQRWLAPAIRGEKIGALGISEPDAGSDVAGLRTTARREGDHYVVNGSKTYITNGVRADFVVLAVKTDPTRGHKGLSMLVVERGTPGFSVGRKLQKVGWRASDTAELFFEDCRVPAENLLGVEGQGFSQIMGNFQWERLSLALGAVGAMDDMLETVLEHVKSRRAFGQTLGQFQVIRHKLADLYTARECARQLTYHALRLHVAGEYAVAQTSMAKKVATETCCRVADECLQLHGGAGYMMEYDIQRHWRDARLGPIGGGTSEVMNEIIAKQLGL; encoded by the coding sequence ATGCTTCATGGTCACGGAGTCTTCCTGGAGGAGCACGAAGCCTTCCGCCGCACGGTGCGGGCGGTGGTGGACAAGGAGCTGCGCCCCTTCGCGGCGGAGTGGGAGGACCGGGAGGAGTTCCCCCGCGAAATCTTCCGCCGCTTTGGCGAGCTGGGCTTCCTGGGCCTGAAGTACCCGGAGGCCTTCGGGGGCACGGCCGCCGGTGAGCTCTACGAGGCGGTGCTCCTGGAGGAACTGGGCCGGTGTGGCTCCGGCGGCGTGGCGGCCGGCCTGGCGGCGCAGTTCACCATCTCCACCGGACCCCTGCACCTGTTCGGCACGGAGGCCCAGAAGCAGCGCTGGCTGGCCCCGGCCATCCGGGGGGAGAAGATTGGCGCCCTGGGCATCAGCGAACCCGACGCCGGCTCGGACGTCGCGGGTCTGCGGACCACGGCCCGGCGCGAGGGCGACCACTACGTCGTCAACGGCTCCAAGACGTACATCACCAACGGCGTGCGCGCGGACTTCGTGGTGCTGGCGGTGAAGACCGACCCCACCCGGGGCCACAAGGGCCTGTCCATGCTCGTCGTGGAGCGGGGCACGCCCGGCTTCAGCGTGGGCCGCAAGCTCCAGAAGGTGGGCTGGCGCGCGTCGGACACGGCGGAGCTCTTCTTCGAGGACTGCCGCGTGCCGGCGGAGAACCTGCTGGGGGTGGAGGGGCAGGGCTTCTCGCAGATCATGGGCAACTTCCAGTGGGAGCGCCTGTCGCTCGCCCTGGGCGCGGTGGGCGCCATGGACGACATGCTGGAGACGGTGCTCGAGCACGTGAAGTCGCGCCGCGCCTTCGGCCAGACGCTGGGGCAGTTCCAGGTCATCCGCCACAAGCTCGCGGACCTCTACACGGCCCGCGAATGCGCGCGTCAGCTCACCTACCACGCGCTGCGCCTGCACGTGGCGGGCGAGTACGCCGTCGCGCAGACCTCCATGGCCAAGAAGGTGGCCACCGAGACGTGCTGCCGCGTGGCCGACGAGTGCCTCCAGCTCCACGGGGGCGCCGGCTACATGATGGAGTACGACATCCAGCGCCACTGGCGTGACGCGCGGCTGGGCCCCATTGGCGGCGGCACCAGCGAGGTGATGAACGAGATCATCGCCAAGCAGTTGGGGCTCTGA
- the fdxA gene encoding ferredoxin FdxA — MAYVVAEPCIKCKYTDCVEVCPVNCFYEGANFLVIHPDECIDCGACEPVCPTKAIFPESELPAQWKEYQALNTDLSGKWPNIAEKKAPLPEAEEYKDKTGKRAELSTAPGAKK, encoded by the coding sequence ATGGCCTACGTCGTCGCCGAGCCTTGCATCAAGTGCAAGTACACCGACTGTGTCGAGGTGTGCCCGGTCAACTGTTTCTATGAGGGTGCGAACTTCCTGGTGATCCACCCGGACGAGTGCATCGACTGCGGCGCTTGCGAGCCCGTCTGCCCGACCAAGGCGATCTTCCCCGAGTCGGAGCTGCCCGCCCAGTGGAAGGAGTACCAGGCGCTCAACACGGACCTCTCCGGCAAGTGGCCGAACATCGCGGAGAAGAAGGCGCCCCTGCCCGAGGCTGAGGAGTACAAGGACAAGACGGGCAAGCGCGCCGAACTGAGCACGGCTCCCGGCGCGAAGAAGTAG